From Argopecten irradians isolate NY chromosome 3, Ai_NY, whole genome shotgun sequence:
GGGCCACTTCTAGTGTCGAGGATTTATTCTCCACTTCCGGTTTGATGCTGAGACCGGTGATTCCCATTTGACCCAAAAATGTGAAGGAATTCGATTTGTCCATGCCAATCAAATTGCTCGTTGACGAAGACTGTATTTCTGGGATATCTAATTCAACTTCATTCTTATGTTTcttgtttcttttttgtttttcattttcatttttgtggTTTTTGGTTTTGGTGCTGATAGATTCTTTCTTGGATCCTGTATCATTGTTTGTTAAAGACTGCAACAGATGATCCCATTCGGTGTTATTACCCGATAAATCCTCCTCCTCTTCGTTATCTGTAGGGGGATAATGTCACAAAATAAGGTATTATACCACCTATCATATAGAAATGTCTGATCATTTTATTCAAGACGATCTTTATCAGATAtgttaaaattaaagaaattttcCAACCTTCAATGACAATATTGAGAACTACCTTGGGAATACTAATATTTGAAAGCAAAGAATTTGACCTATAATTTTCAAGGTTTCCAATTAAGACAAAGAAAGTAGGTTTTGATATTGCAATGAAGACTTGCATCCACCTTAAAAATTGATTTCTGTACAAATGTTGATGAATCGCTTTCTTCagatcaattttattttacaatctacaataataaattaaaacgTGGCTTTTAATGCTGTTTTGGGATGTAATGTTCGTATCAAACATGAACCTCGCCCCGTGACGTTTCAGTTCTGCGCGGTATCTGTAAATCTGATATATGCTAGTTAGATTTCTGATCACGGTACACAAAGCACGCTCTGATTCATCTCCTGAGaggtaataaaacatacaaaataaggGAAAAACTATACGTGTTCCTTCTACTACAATTGCGACCCCCAAATGTACACGCGACCAGCATTTGACCACACATCAGGTTGTTGGATACCAGCTGCTAGTAGGTTTGATGATTTTCAGATGATTTCAGAAATTTCTACAGCGTTTTAGGAATTCGTAATGAATGGTACCCTTGTGCCTAATTTGTGACatgttatatgaaataaatgtgtttgtaGATTATACAAGTGAGGCGAGGTGTCGTATTTCACATGGCGTAGTTGCCAACCTTAGTCTTATGGAATTACGAAAACACCTGTTAGACTATATTTTCGAAAACAATTTCTGTAATGCATGAAGTTGTAACTCCCTTTATTATTGGAAGAGAGACTATTTGTTATACTTTTTCCCAGATGTACAATATTCACTGATGTACATTATTCAATAATCACTGATGTACATTATTCACGGTAAGCATTATTGTTTAATTCGATTGGACAATATTGCCATTCAGTtcgtgatacatgtatatgagctGAAGTGGCCCCGTGTCCAATGATAGTTCCGtcaattaaatatgtttttactgACCAATAATTCCGAAACAAGGGAGCTTTTCCATAAATAGTCTTGATATTTACTAAATAAAGCGAGATAACTCTTGTTACTCGCTAAATCGAATTGGATTGAACAATGCCAACTTTCCAACTACGCGCGCTTGATAAAACCATTCTAACAGAAGAGAAAGAATGTTTTTCTAGACATATTTTTGTGgtgattattttataattatttttatataaagtttTGAAGCTTTTATAGCAAATAACCAGAGCAccgaaatatgattttaaataagCAAGCATTTTGATAAATTGTGTGGCCACGCAGAAGTCCGAAGTTCAGTTTATCCGCGAGCTCGTCTGTCCACAGAttacataatttatgtatatgtaGCTGCTAATCAACCAACATACGTGTGTATGTTATCAACCAGGAGGTAGATCGGTACAGTTTCCGATACAAACTCAACAGGGAATGATTTGTTGGAAATAACAATATGAGAATCTGTCTATAACACGCTACATACAAACAAGACTCTTGAGTTTTTGCCGTAGCTAACTCTAACCAGAAATATATTTATCCCATAGCTATGCATGTTTAATAATGGAAAAACCATGTCATAAATTCCATAACAGTTGGTTATCATGTAAACACCTAccgcgcctctgattggtcaactccaAGATCTCTCGATTCCGATTAGCTCTCAACTTCGGGCTACTTTTCATAacgcattttattttttaattaacattgtGTTTACTTTATAAATAACAGTTAAACGTTTATTCAaagtataaaacaatagaatattggctctctatttaggcactatattttatggcggaaagatatcactacacattGTATGTTAAGTTTCCCTGAATAAAGTCGAGAAATGGTCATcgctgtacatatatatagttcaAGTCAtaggataaataagttccccaacgcgtggCTGTTACAGGTTAATTTTcaagttccccaacgcgtggCTGTTACaggttaattttcaaatttttaaagacactcgctaaagctcgtgtcttttcagaatttgaaaattaactaactcgaatttaataaacatgataaacaacagtaactTGTTGGAGAACCTCTATATTTCTACTCTAACGCAGTGACGTTtagttaataaaataaaaagacattCGACATATAAATCTTTATCTACcaaatataacataaacataagataaataattaaaatgagaTTAATCAGCGGTAACAAATCCCTGACACTATAAATCATACACACCATCAAACGAGATGAGATTGGAGCCGTCAATGCTGATGATGACCTCCTCGAAACCTTTCGGTTTACTCAGCCCTTCCTGTTtcacaaaaaaatcatcaactCTTTTTCTGTTTTCGTTATCAAGCATACGCTTCCGCTGAGAACACTTCCGACAAGTGAAATCGCCATTTCTGATTTTCGGGCAGAATTCTTCGCATACCTGGCAGTAGAAATGGTTCTGGCATTCCAGTGGTCGAATTTTGATGTTCTTCTGATAGCAGAAATCACACGCTCCTACCTTGGGAGCATTACCCTGGTCCGGTCGTATCCTTCTCCGCGACAAGTAGCTCCTGTCCATGATGAGAACTAGCTACGTTCTGAGGATCGTTGCTTGGACGGTTGAGAAGGTTGCTAAGTGGTGACGTATTCGATCTGTGACGTAAATTAATCTATGACGTAATATTATATTATCGTCCTATTCGGTCAGCATCTGCTTTTTCCGACACTCGGAATCAAAACCTATTTCAATTCATAGGTGGACAGAAGAAGAAACTACCTATAGTGCCTACGGTAAAACAGTGAGGTTCTGAACTGTTACTGTACAAAAGTAGTTTGTGTTAGATTACAGTCCTCTGCACTCTAACGCAATCAACAATAGCGGATTTCGTTTTCAAATCAACGTGACGTTCATGTCAGCGTTCTGTCACGGTAAACCTAAAGGTTATATTAAATTCGAAAGTTATTCAAATTCtattaaaaactttttaaaatcaaatcataATCTATTGTTAAAACTATTTGacaacatcaaacaaaacaGTGAACACTAGAGTTCAACAATGACTTTGTCATATAAACTTATTATAACACAAACGCCACTGACTTTCTAAAGGTACTTTGGGATATATTTAGCCTAAAGCAGTTCCAAATTGCATCATCCTCAGCAACCCAGGCGATATATACACTAGCGTTAATATTAGTAAATGATACATTGCTGACACTGGGTTACCGAGGATGAAATTGCATatgattttgattaaattgcTTTGTTAAGCAAACATCAAAAAAACGTTTCCTTCAAAGaagtattttacaaaattatcaaaataacttttaatGAAGTCCTTGTCACAATGCACAAGCGCGTTATATGAACAATCTTATAATATGGTTTCAATTCAACTtatagtttaaagatgctccaccgccgacagagcaaaaatgatattcatcatttgaacaataattggtatttaatcgtgtatataatagtctaattaacacaaaaaataacataaaataatttattttgcctttggtacatgcgcattcagtaattcattccatataggatatagtggtacggaattttttcgggatgcaattaattatttttcatatttttaacttaaggtaaaattggaagctcaaactttccaatggtggtaatggtgtaaagtaagtaacttttgtaactgaacaataatactaaatcgtctgctccattttttaaaagtgaaaaaataccatttgtcggcggtggagcatctttaaatcgcatttaatttaatttcagaacCAGTCTTTTTTCCCCTACCTTCTTCCTGTTGATTTTGTATACTTTATTGTCCAAATGccgtatttttgtgttatttacgTTGTTtcgtttaaaattaaaaaccgaATTTTAAACATCACACTTATGAAAAAGCATCTTTCTACATACAATATGTAGTGAAGCGGATTTTCTGGGAAATCCTACATGTAGCTATTTAAAAACAGCTCCTTTGTTACAAACTTACTTAGTGGGAATTGTCAgttatcaataaacaaaatgttgatTAGGAAGTGAGAGTACTTCACACAAGAGGACCACTGAAaagataaaatttgtaaaatgaatGTATAAAAAATCCCTTGCATATACACAGCAAAGTATTTAAACGACATGTACACACAGGGACTAGTAACGTAGATTGTGAGAATGTCTGCTGTGTAtacttgtgtatgtatacattgtaaactttTGAGTGTTAAGTTACACCAAAAAAGGTATTGGTGTAACCTACATCCAAAAAAGGTGTAACTTTCATCCAGGATCGGTGTAACCTTCAACCAATATAGGTATAACCTTCATCCAAATTGGTGTAACTTCATTCAAAATAAGTGTAACCTTCATTCAAAATaagtgtaaccttcatccaaaataggtgtaaccttcatccaaaataggtgtaaccttcatccaaaaatggtgtaaccttcatcccaaaTTGATGGTTCCTGTATACGTAGGTATGTTTATAGCACCAAAGGGACAACATATCTATGTCATGGGAACACCAAAGGGACATCACATTTATGTCATGGGTACGCCACGGGGACAACATACCTATGCCAGGAACACCGCAGGGACAACATACCTATGTCAGGGACGCCACGGGTTCAACATACCTATGTCAGGGGACGCCACGGGTTCAACATACATATGTCAGGGAACGCCACGGGGACAATATAACTATGTCATGGGTACGCCACGGGGACAACATACCTATGGCAGGGGAACGCCACGGAGACGACATACCGTGTCATGGGTACGCCACGGGGACAACATACCTATGTCAGGGGAACACCAAAGGGACATCACATTTATGTCATGGGTACGCCACGGGGACAACATACCTATGTCACGGGTACGCCACGGGGACAACATACTCATGTCAGGGGAACGCCACGGAGACGACATACCTATGTCATGGGAACACCAAAGGGACATCACATTTATGTCATGGGTACGCCACGGGGACAACATACCTATGTCACGGGTACGCCACGGGGACAACATACTTATGTCAGGGGAACGCCACGGAGACGACATACCTATGTCATGGGAACACCAAAGGGACATCACATTTATGTCATGGGTACGCCACGGGGACAACATACCTATGTCATGGGAACACCACGGGCACACCATACCTATGTCAGGGGAACACCATACCTATGTCAGGGGAACACCACGGAGACGACATATCTATGTCAGGGAACACCACGGGCACACCATACCTATGTCAGGGAACACCACGGGCACACCATACCTATGTCAGGGGAACACCACGAGGACAATATACCTATGTCAGGGGAACGCCACCGAGACGACATATCTGTCAGGGAACGCTACGGAGACAACATGGTTATGTGATGGAACACTTATACATTTATTGCCCTGGCAGTAGGGAGACATGACGCTTTGTTTACCCAAGGCATGTTCTATTTCCCGAGGGCGTAGAACACTACGGGGATAATATACCTATGTCAGGGCACATCACAGGGACATCATATCTATGTCAGGGGAACACCACGGAGACAATATGTCTATGTCAGTAGGACACCACATGCGGGGACATAACATATATTTCAGGAAACACCACAGGGACAACATATTTACGTCAGGGAACGCCACGGGGAAAACATACCTATGTCAGGGCACATCACAGGGACATCATATCTATGTCAGGGGAACACCACGGGGACAATATGTCTATCTCAGTAGAACACCACATGCGgggacataatatatatttcaggGAAACACCACAGGGACAACTTATTTATGTTAGGGAACGCCACAGGGACATCATAACTATGCCAGGGAACTCCACAGGGACATATATATCTCAGGGGTACGCCACGGAGAAATCATCTTTCTCAGGGGTACTGTGCGGGTACATCATATCTATGTCATTGGTACTCCACGGGGAAATCATACCTACATTTGCATGCCAGGGGTTCTCCACGGGGATTTCATATCTATGTCATGGGTACGTCATGGGGAAAGTATACCTATGTCAGGGGGACACCACAGGGACATCATATTGGTTGTGTTAAATGAGACATTATACCCTCACTGGACATTGAGAATATCCGAGGTAAAGCACACTAGCATGTCATAGACAATAGTACCCGGTATACCGTATTCCTGGGTTTGAAGATAGTCGCTAATTTACATACCAAAAGTACGAAAAAATTCAGAGATAATTTATATCACGCAAAAGTCACAAAGCCGGAAATTGAATagtaaacaatataaatatccataacaaacaataatgtacatgtgtgtaatGGATTTGGTCTTTATTCCATAcgtatgttttgattttgtacAAAACTTATACCAAAATCAATATATGAAGTAAAAGTTACAATTTGAAAATATGCAGATACTTAGCAAATTGTTTGAATTTTCTGTGCAGTTTGTTTAAATGTCTAGTTACATCACTTCCCAAAGCGATATTCCA
This genomic window contains:
- the LOC138319095 gene encoding uncharacterized protein, with protein sequence MDRSYLSRRRIRPDQGNAPKVGACDFCYQKNIKIRPLECQNHFYCQVCEEFCPKIRNGDFTCRKCSQRKRMLDNENRKRVDDFFVKQEGLSKPKGFEEVIISIDGSNLISFDDNEEEEDLSGNNTEWDHLLQSLTNNDTGSKKESISTKTKNHKNENEKQKRNKKHKNEVELDIPEIQSSSTSNLIGMDKSNSFTFLGQMGITGLSIKPEVENKSSTLEVAPGSSTSSPHQLLRDPEEPTILPADSDSLSERGTSPVKKPSKTLDAASWLGLRGQAKDDGTPLIDIYEIEGPSFKGRDLSPINDDFRSAFERDIIQGDDFWDF